The Ignicoccus islandicus DSM 13165 sequence AGACCTCGTAACCATTTCGGACGAAATAGCCTATTTCTTGTCAAAGAACGGAATCGAGGCTGAGAGTCAGACGCCAGAAGAAGTGAACGGAATGATGGTGGCAGTCATAAAAATTAAGGAACCGTCCGTCGATCTAAGGAGCTTATTCGAAAAGCTCTACGAAGCGAGTAAGAGGGCCGAGTTAAAATCTCTACTAAAGGTCATTACGAGCGATGGGAGGACTTATTATTTCGATAGCGTAACTTACGACACGGTCTTGAAGATATTGGATCGCTTCGGAATAAACGAATCACCATTGCTGTATATAGAATCGAATGGCGAGGCCGTCCTCAATATAATCTTAGAATCGAAGATATGGCAGAACCTAATACCTCGAATGGTCGCATCTATAACGTCCGCCCTTTCAACGAGGAACTTTCCATGGAAAAGGACTTACGTGAAGGTAAGACTGGGTGATTTAGAACTCACTGGTGAAATAATTCCTCAATCTAAGTAAAGCTACTTGGAAAAGATACTCTTTATCTTTAGTATTAGTAAGGTTATGAAGCCCGGCTTTGAGCCGTCTGGTAATATGTATTTTCCGCACTTCGGACATTGCTTAATTGAAACGTCAGCTCCGCAATTCCAACACCTCTTCACGTTGTAAGTTAAACTGCTTCCGCACTTCGGACACTTGTATACCTCGAAGGTTAGGTCTGCGCCACAGTGCTGGCAAATTATTCTGATGCCTTTCACTAAGTTTTCAATCAATTTTTCTATAAGTTTATCAAGTACGTAATCGTATTTTACGGTTAGTATGAATTTGTCGTAGGGGAAGATATATATTCTGTTAGTATTATCCTTTAGGAAAACCTTCATCCAAGCGGGGGTGCCAAGATCTACCTCTTTTGAAATTTGTTGGAGTTCCGTAAAGAGCGAGTGAGAGATTGCTGCTATGTATTCAGCTCCTTGTCTTTGAATCCCGGCAGCTTTGAAAGGGAGACCTTCACTGCTAACGGAAACGTAGCTTATGCCCCTTAGTTTACTAACGCTGTCAACGAACTTACTTATCCTGTCTTCAGAACTCGAACTCATAACTTAGTGCCCATTCGTCAATTACGTTCGGACCTAGTTAAATAATTAACTTAAAATACGAAACGCGTAGATAGGGTAAGGAAACTATGGAGGAATTAGTACGGAAACTAGAAGAACTTCGAAAGAAGAGAAGAGCTTTCATATTAGCACACAATTACCAACTCCCGGAAGTTCAAGACGTTGCGGACTACGTTGGAGATAGCCTGGAAATGGCGAGGGTCGCCAAGGAAGTCGATAGCGACGTAATAGTAGTAGCCGGGGTTAGGTTCATGGCCGAAGTGGCCAAAGTCCTGAACCCAGATAAGGTGGTACTTCATCCGGAGCCAGCGTCCGGCTGTCCGTTGGCAGACTACATGACGGTTGAGGTCATAAAGAGGTTCAAGGAACTGTACCCTAATGCCCCCCTTGTAACTTACGTTAATTCGCCGATAGAAGCTAAGGCGCTAAGCGATATAGTAGTGACCAGCGCCTCTGCGCTAAAGGTCGTCTCAAAGCTTGAAGACGAAGTAGTTCTCTTTGGTCCAGATAAGAACCTAGCTTGGTACGTTTCTCAACGAGTAGATAAGGAAGTGGTGCCCGTTCCTCCTTGGGGTAGATGTCCCGTCCACGAGTACTTGGTATCCCCCTATTACCTTAGGAAAGCTAAGGAGAAACACCCCGGTTGTAAGCTCTTGGTTCATCCGGAAGCGCCTCCAAAGAGTCAAGAAATGGCCGACTTCATAGGTAGCACCAGTCAAATGCTGAAGGCTATAGGCGAGCTGGGGGCGGAGTGCTACATACTAGGTACAGAAGAGGGATTGAGCTATAGAGCGAGGAAGCTTTATCCGAATGTTGAGGTATATCCGCCGGATAACAGGACGATATGTATAGATATGAAGAAAATTACCCTCGATAAAATAGTTAAGAGCTTGGAAACATTGAAACCTCAAGTTAAAGTAGACGAATCAATAGCTAAAAGGGCCTTAGAGGCCATTGAGAAGGGATTGGAGCTAGCTACTAAGTAAATTGCTCAGTAGTTCCCTAACGTTACCCAACAGCTTGTTCCTCTCCCCTAGAGTTTTGAACGAATACGCAACTTCTTGAGAGGACGAGAGCTTTGGAGGCCTAGTTCCTATGATCAAGGCCCTTTCAGTTACTATTTCGCAATCCAATAGAGGCGCGTAACTCGAACTTAAGTTCGTAATAACGAGGTCCCAAGGCCCCCTTACTTCATTGCATCTCCGTCTGACCTTTTCCTTTAGTTCAATTAGTTCCATTTCGTTCAAGTCCTTTACGTAACTATCGTATGGTTCTATTGTCTCATCGCACCTTATTAGACCGTATTTAGCGCTAAGTACGTAACAATGAAGGCCCATTTCCTCGGCTAGTCGGAATAGGTTCCTAACTGATCCCATGTAAATCTCTTTTGCGGGACCTCTGAAACTTCTTTTCCGCTTCGTGCAGTTGGTAATCACCAATCCATTCATACGTACTTTCTACCCCCTTTAGTTAACTGGGCTGAAAAGTACTATTTTAAACCGGGGTAATATCCCAAATATGGAGAAGAATCAATGGAAATCAATCTATTTAATGACTATGAAATTTTCAATAAAGTTTTCAACGAGTTACTGAAGGTCGATGAAGGTAAGGTAACGCCGGAGGAGGCGGAGGAAGTAATTAAGAAGTACTTAGCTAACGTTAAAGTAAACTGCATGAAAATTAGGATGATCAGGTACCAAGCCAGAATTTCTCTAGATTATAAGTTAGCGTACGACGCGGTAGTTCAATCGATTATTGAGGAACTAGTTAAGATATTCAAGTCAGTGAGCAACCCCCCCCCCATAGACGTTAATAAAGAAAGCGAGATCAATAAGCTTAGGAAGCTCTTATACAATATACTGAACGATCTCTTTCAATGCGTTATAATGACTGTGGGATCACCTAAGAAGATATGGGAATACGTAGAAGACCCTCGTAAAAGGAAATTATTGGATGAGATATGTGTTTTCCCTACTCTAGTAAATTACATATATCCGTCTTATAAGGACGGGTTCAAGCGGTTAACCTTAACCCTATATATACTATTAGCTGTAATATTCTATGCAAATAGGAAATGCTTGGAAGACGTCAACGTTCACGAAATGAGGCTAGCTGAGTTATTGCCCCTTCTTGCGATTACGCTTGAGGGAAGGTGAAACTTGATAGAAATAGACGGATCCTTTGGAGAGGGAGGAGGTCAAATACTTAGAACGTCAGTTGCCCTCTCTGCTGTAACCTTGAGGCCCGTTAGAATATACAATATCAGAGCGAAGAGGAAGAACCCAGGACTTAGGAGACAGCACTTCACTGCTGTCAAAGCGTTAGCTGAAATGACCGATGCCGAGGTCGAGGGACTCTCCGTAGGCTCTATGGAACTCACTTTTAAACCTAAGAGATTGAAGGGTGGGAAGTTTAGATTCGATATAGGTACAGCCGGCAGCGTTAGCTTAGCCCTCCAAGCTATAACCCCCGTGACGGTCTTCGCTCCTTCTAGCGTTTCAGTGAGCTTGAGGGGAGGTACTGACGTTCCCATGAGCCCTCCCATAGACTACCTACGCTTCGTTTACTATCCGATACTCTCTAACTTTGGTTTCAAAGCCGAACTTTACCTAAAGAAAAGGGGACACTATCCGAAGGGTGGGGGAGAGGTCGAGTACGTTGTAAGGAACCCTCCACGAGAATTAAGCAATTGGGGTAGCGTACACCGAGGAGAAGTCTTAAAGGTAAGGGGTCTATCCCATTGCGTGAAGCTCCCGAAACACGTGGCTGAGAGGCAAGCTAAGTCGGCCATAGAGTTCCTCAAGTCTAAAGGATTCGATAAAGTTGAGATAGACCTCGAGTGGTATCCACCGGATAGAGATCCCCATCTGGGGCCCGGGAGCGGTATCGTACTATGGGCTATAACCGAGAAGAGTTTGTTAGGAGGAGACTCCATAGGAGCTAGAGGTAAGAGGGCTGAAGTAGTAGGTAAGGAAGCAGCCGAGAAACTTTACGAGGACTTAAGTACGGGTATGGCTTTGGATAGGCACATGAGCGATATGATACTGCCCTTCTCAGCGCTCTCGTGTGGTGAAGCTCAAATAGGCGGTTCCAAGTTGACTATGCACGCTTGGACCCATATTCATGTAATAAGGAAGATTCTCCCAGAGGCACGGATGGAGTTAAACGGTGAGTTGGGGAAACCGTTCAAACTAAAGGTTCAAGGAGCGTGTTGGAAGGTTTGAGCAACCGGGAGTAACGCCCGAGCACCTCATTGTCCCTCTTCCCGAGGGCCTCCGCGGGCTTCTCGGACTAACCTTCGGAGAGGAGCGTTTAAACGTTAGGTATGCATTTCTTACAACACTTAAACGAACCCTTCTCCTTCCACGAAACTTCGTCGTAAACCTTCCCGTAGAGTATTCCGCCTTTCCACGTCCCTTTCTGGTAGAAGGCGTTGTGGTGATAGTGGTAAACTTCCAGTGCGCTCAATGTCGAATAGGCCGTTTCTGGTCTGACCCTGACGATGACCGACTTGTTTTCCCAAGAAATGCCTACGTAGTGTTCTACGAGCTCTCCTATGAAATTCTCTATAACAAATACTAGTTCGGATTTCCATTTCAATTCCCATACTCTTCTTTCGCCCTTTATTCCGTCCGTTTTCTCTTCCGATTCCTCGCACGTTCCTAAGGGCTTCCTCAGTTGAGGTCTCCATACGTTCAGTACTTTAACGTCGCTTCCCCTCATTTGAGGTTCTACGAAGAGCTTAGCTAGAGGTAGCACTGTCGTTACTACTCTATCAATTACCTTAGAGGGGCTCTCTTGGGCCCTTTCTATATCTCTTAGCGCCCTTCGCGCTAACAACAAGTGAACGGGGCTTTCGACGCTTATTTTCAACTTACAAAGCTCGTTAAGAGGACCGTAAGACGCGAATATACCTTCTATTACCAACGGCCTCTTTAACTTTCTCTTATTATATCCAATCCTTCGGGAGAGAGTCATGTCGTAAACTGGTACGTTAACCTCTGTCTCTCCTCTAAGAGCATCCCTTACGACCTTTAACAATAGCTCCCAATCCAGTAAAGCTGGATGATCGAAAGTGGAGAGAACGGAAGCCATCTTCTCGGCATCTGGTAAATAGAAATCGTCCGTGCTTAATACGCTTCCGTCCAATAGCTCAGCGATGTTGGTAGCGAGAGTACTCTTTCCAGAAGCGGACGGACCTACTATGCATATAACGTCTTCTTCATTGATGACGTTAGCTACTACCTTGGCCGCTTCCCTTAAATCGGAGGTCTCAATCGAAATGCGCATTTTCAATTAAACCCATCGAAGCTATATACCTCTCCTTAAGTACTCCCCGAAGTCAAGCAAGTTCTTGACGTTTCCTTTAATTAGCTTCCCTAGTCCCAATAATACGCCTTCCCAGAAAACTAAAACGAAACCGCTTTTGCAAGGCCTCCTAACTAGTCTATAGGAATCTTTAAATAGGTCCCTTCCATATAAGAATAGCATTGCCTTTCTCTCCTCTTTTACCTCTATTAAGCCTCGCTTGGCGGTCCGCGATAACAACCAGATCCCTCCCGGCGTCACTTCGCCTTCGATTTCCACCGGGAAATGACCTCCGTCTATATAGGAGGCATAAGTTACCTTTCCTTCACGATGGAAGTTTAAGTAGTCAACCTTGGAGTCCAAACATTCCTTCAAAAACCAGAAAGACGGTCTCAAAGGTCCTCGGCCCTCACACGGGTCATCATTCTTCAGTGCCGGTGATCCTCTTCACAGGACCCAGTACTTTCTTATAGAATATGAATTCTTGAAGTTTGTTTAGAACGTTAGACACGTAGTCTATCTTCCTCCTGAGTTCGTAATCGCGTGGATTAACGTGTAACATGAACACGTATATCTTCTCTATCGCGTCCCTTATCTTTTCGGCCTCTTCGATCTTTCCTTCTATAAGGTAATCGGTAGCCAGCCTTAACATCTCCCCTGCAGAGTCCATGACACCAGCTACGTACTCTTGAACGCTAACGCCTATTTCCTCTGCTCTCGGTATTTCGCCTTTAGTAACGAAGTAATAGAGGGCAAGCGCTTCCACGTATTCTTGATCTGCGGTCGATACTATGTTTACCGAGGCCAATTTCAAGTTGTCTTTAATGAGATCGTATATTTCGGCCCTCATCTTCTCTATATCATCTAAATAGGACTTCGCTTTATCGTACTCCTTTCTCCTTATCGCATATATACACAACTTGCTGTTCTTTATTATCTTTCTAGAAAGATCGTAAACCTTGTCCTTTAAATCGTCGTACTCGTCTAACTTCTTAGATAGTTCTTCTGCGTAATCTAAGTTCAGGACCATTGGTCTCACACATCTATACCGGCTTGTTTCAATCTATTTCTCATTGTTGGTACGTCCGTCTCTGGGAAGAGGGATAACCTCTCCCTAATTTTCCTAATGTTCAGTTGGATCTTCCCTCTCTTAGCGAGTTCGTTTACTCCCCTTATTTGGTCTATGGCATCCGGATCTTCGGACCTCGACTTCAACACTACGTAATCTTCGGGGGAAATCTTCCTTATCTTCACGCCTTGCAGCTCTATGGTCCCGGCCTCGTTCAGTATCTCTTCCGGAACGTAGAAGTCCATGATATTATCGTAGAACTCGACCTCCACTTGGCTCTTAGGACCCCTGACGGTGTATTTAGGGGTACCTAGGCCGGTATGACCGTACTCCCATCCCTTTTCGAACGCTAGCGTTCTAAAGAAGTCTTCCTCAACTAGCGCGAAATGGTTCGTCGGAAAGAGGTCTAGATCTCCACTAAACTTATTAGTGCGTAATTCTAACTCGATTGCAGTACTACCAATTATTACGCTTTCCAGACCTCCTTCTTCTAAGTTTTTCATGATGAATACTAAGTCATCTAGCGTATACGTCAAACCTCATTACCTCTTGCCACCTAACTCGTAGTGTTTCGGTCTCAAGTTCTTGCTCCTACACCTCCTACATTTCGTTGCTCCCCAAGGGTTGAGAGCTCCGCAGTTCCTACAGACGTACTTTTTCAATGCCCTCTTTTGAACTATAGCAATTAGTTCGGGATCCGTTATTGGCATTGTTCAACCACCGATGCTCACGTAAGGGTGGAAGTAATTTAATAGTTGTGCTAGACCGTTCAAGGGGTTCTATGAGAGAAATATTAAATGCCATAATGAATCTCAGTTACGAGGAATTTAAAGATAGAGAGGAATTCTCGCTCCTCCGGGTAGATAGGGAAATAGTAGTAAGGATGGATGGGGTCAAATTCGGAAGGTTTACAAAGGAGTTCGGCAGTGTAAGAGATCCGACAGTTCACAACGCGCTCGTAAGCTCAACTAAGGCCTTAATTCAGACGTATTCTTGCGACGAAGCGTACGTCTCAAGCGACGAAATCAATGTCTTCTGTAAGAGACCTCCGTTCGCCGGAAGGATAGAGAAAATAGATAGCGTGTTCCCCTCCTTCGTTAGCGCTAATTTTTCCCTAGAGATAGGAAAGGCTGCTTGGTTTGACAGTAGGATCGTGTTAATTCGCGAAACCGAGTGGCCCAAGTACGTAGCTTGGAGATTGAAGGTAACTTTATGCAACTACGCCTCGAAGCTAACCAATCTCCCTTGCCACGAGGCGCTTACGACAATAGAACCCGACGAGTATGCTTTCGGAACTCTAATAAAGAGAGAAAAATATTTAAAGAGGGCAGTAAATCCTCTCACTGGGGAAGTTGTTACAGTAGAACGGAGAAAGTTGAAAGCAATAACTGGATGGGCCTTATTAGGAGAATTAAAAAATGTGGTAGGTAACCCCGGCTGAGAGTTAAACCGTGATGAGGGAAGTTTTCAACCGAAGAGCTAAGTAAGACTCCCTAAATAGACGGACCCTATTTTTAACATTTTTAGCATCACTATACATTGACGGGAACCAACGTGTCAATACCTTCGGACGAGAGGACTCCCAGAACCTATGACGATGCTCAATACTCAATTGACGAAATTGAGGAATTGAAGAGGAAGTTAACGAAATTGCAAAAGGAGAATAAGAGATTGAGAGCTGAAGTAGAGTATTGGAAGACGGAAATAAACAAGATGACTTCACCTCCGCTCGTCGAAGCTACTCTCCTCGACGTGCTCCCAGATGGGAGGGCCATAGTGAAGTCCAGTGCTGGCCCTAGTCTCATCGTAGAGGTTAGCGGCAAGGTTCCTAAGGATCTACTGAGGCCCGGCGTTAGCGTAGCTATAAATCAGAGAGGAAACTTGATAGTTGAAGTGCTATCTAACATTGAGGACCCTAACGTTAAGGCAATGGAAGTAGTCGAAAGGCCTAAGACGAGGTATAGCGATGTAGGTGGCCTCAAGGAGCAGTTAAGGGAAGTTAGGGAAGTAGTGGAATTACCTCTGAAGAACCCTGAACTATTCGAGGAACTCGGCGTGGAACCACTTAAGGGTGTCCTCTTATATGGACCTCCCGGTTGCGGTAAGACCTTGATTGCGAAGGCGGTAGCTGGAGAAGTAGGAGCCACCTTCATAAGGGTGGTCGGAAGCGAATTAATTAATAAGTTCATTGGAGAAGGCGCGAGGATCGTAAGGGAGGTATTCAACTTAGCTAGGAAGAAGGCTCCTAGTATTGTGTTTATTGATGAGATCGATGCAATCGCGGCCAAGAGAATAGAGTTGGGTACCAGTGGAGAAAGGGAGGTTCAGAGAACCCTCATGCAATTACTCGCGGAACTGGACGGTTTCAACCCACTCAAAGGAGTTGCAGTAATAGGTGCCACTAATAGGTTAGACATACTCGATCCGGCAATACTTCGACCCGGAAGGTTTGATAGAATAGTATACGTACCGCCGCCAGATAAGAAAGGCAGGTACGAAATATTCCTCATTCACACAAGGAAAATGAAGATGAGTCCAGACGTCGACTTAGAGAGACTGGCGGAATTAACGGAAGGAGCGACTGGAGCTGACATTAAGGCAATAGTAACGGAAGCTGGATACTACGCTATCAGAGCTGGAAGGAATTACGTAACAATGGACGACTTCATGAAAGCTATAGATAAAGTGATGTCTAAGAGACTCGGAACCACGTACAGGCAAGCTCCAAAGAAGGAACATTCGCTAAATACAATTTAAGCCCCATAGAACTCTCTATATTCCTTCTCGTACTTCTTAATGAATTCCTTGAAGGCTTCTCTACTCAATTGGTCAGCTTCCTTGTTCAATTCTCTGGGTACCCATTCCAATTGATATTCGAAGTCCTTCAGCAGTTCCATAGCTTTCCTATAAAGGGGTTTCATGCGTTCGGACCTCACTCTATATTCTCCTTTCAATTGCCTTATAACTAGCTGCGAATCCCCCCTTATTTTGACCTTCTTAATTCCCTTCTCTTTAAGACATTCCAATCCCCTTATCAAGGCCGTGTATTCCGCCACGTTGTTGGTAACGTCGTCTCCTAGGAAGCCGGCTCCTACTACGCCCTTTCCCTTGCATATAACTCTTCCGTCGCTCTTGGCCACGAATCCGTAAGTAGCTACGCCTCCCGGGTTCTTCGGTTCGCAAAGCCCATCGAAATACAAGACTACTTCCTTAGAGGAGATATGGGAGTTTCGCGTATCTCTTTGCGAATTCCTCTACCTCCGTCAATCGTATCTTCTCGTTCGGCTTATGGGCTTCCATGGAATCCCCGGGCCCCCAAGTTACCACGTCATATCCCCTATAGAACCTCATGTCTAAACCGGCCTCACATACCCTCTTCGGCTCGCCCCAAGTCTTTTCTATTAATTCCGCCAGTTCACTGTTTTCATTTAATATACCTTGATCAACGAACTTGACCCTTACTTTACCTCTTCCTTCCACTATTTCCTCGATCTTCCTAACTACGTCCTCTGGGCGGACCTCGGGAACGGTCCTCACGTCTATCGAGAACTTAAATGAACCTGGTATTACGTTTTCCTTGTTCGATGTAGAGTAAGCTACGCCACCTATGTTATAGACAGTGAACTTAGCCATGGGATGACCGCTGGTGTACTCGTACTTGCTGAAGGTCTTCGAGAACTCCTCTTTCAATGCTCTGTCTATTTCAATAGCTAATGATGCAGCTTTAATGAAGGCGTTCTC is a genomic window containing:
- a CDS encoding roadblock/LC7 domain-containing protein; translation: MSSSSEDRISKFVDSVSKLRGISYVSVSSEGLPFKAAGIQRQGAEYIAAISHSLFTELQQISKEVDLGTPAWMKVFLKDNTNRIYIFPYDKFILTVKYDYVLDKLIEKLIENLVKGIRIICQHCGADLTFEVYKCPKCGSSLTYNVKRCWNCGADVSIKQCPKCGKYILPDGSKPGFITLLILKIKSIFSK
- the nadA gene encoding quinolinate synthase NadA, whose amino-acid sequence is MEELVRKLEELRKKRRAFILAHNYQLPEVQDVADYVGDSLEMARVAKEVDSDVIVVAGVRFMAEVAKVLNPDKVVLHPEPASGCPLADYMTVEVIKRFKELYPNAPLVTYVNSPIEAKALSDIVVTSASALKVVSKLEDEVVLFGPDKNLAWYVSQRVDKEVVPVPPWGRCPVHEYLVSPYYLRKAKEKHPGCKLLVHPEAPPKSQEMADFIGSTSQMLKAIGELGAECYILGTEEGLSYRARKLYPNVEVYPPDNRTICIDMKKITLDKIVKSLETLKPQVKVDESIAKRALEAIEKGLELATK
- a CDS encoding DUF6884 domain-containing protein; translation: MNGLVITNCTKRKRSFRGPAKEIYMGSVRNLFRLAEEMGLHCYVLSAKYGLIRCDETIEPYDSYVKDLNEMELIELKEKVRRRCNEVRGPWDLVITNLSSSYAPLLDCEIVTERALIIGTRPPKLSSSQEVAYSFKTLGERNKLLGNVRELLSNLLSS
- the rtcA gene encoding RNA 3'-terminal phosphate cyclase, giving the protein MIEIDGSFGEGGGQILRTSVALSAVTLRPVRIYNIRAKRKNPGLRRQHFTAVKALAEMTDAEVEGLSVGSMELTFKPKRLKGGKFRFDIGTAGSVSLALQAITPVTVFAPSSVSVSLRGGTDVPMSPPIDYLRFVYYPILSNFGFKAELYLKKRGHYPKGGGEVEYVVRNPPRELSNWGSVHRGEVLKVRGLSHCVKLPKHVAERQAKSAIEFLKSKGFDKVEIDLEWYPPDRDPHLGPGSGIVLWAITEKSLLGGDSIGARGKRAEVVGKEAAEKLYEDLSTGMALDRHMSDMILPFSALSCGEAQIGGSKLTMHAWTHIHVIRKILPEARMELNGELGKPFKLKVQGACWKV
- a CDS encoding uridine kinase family protein, whose product is MRISIETSDLREAAKVVANVINEEDVICIVGPSASGKSTLATNIAELLDGSVLSTDDFYLPDAEKMASVLSTFDHPALLDWELLLKVVRDALRGETEVNVPVYDMTLSRRIGYNKRKLKRPLVIEGIFASYGPLNELCKLKISVESPVHLLLARRALRDIERAQESPSKVIDRVVTTVLPLAKLFVEPQMRGSDVKVLNVWRPQLRKPLGTCEESEEKTDGIKGERRVWELKWKSELVFVIENFIGELVEHYVGISWENKSVIVRVRPETAYSTLSALEVYHYHHNAFYQKGTWKGGILYGKVYDEVSWKEKGSFKCCKKCIPNV
- a CDS encoding methyltransferase RsmF C-terminal domain-like protein — protein: MRPSFWFLKECLDSKVDYLNFHREGKVTYASYIDGGHFPVEIEGEVTPGGIWLLSRTAKRGLIEVKEERKAMLFLYGRDLFKDSYRLVRRPCKSGFVLVFWEGVLLGLGKLIKGNVKNLLDFGEYLRRGI
- a CDS encoding nucleotidyltransferase, which codes for MTYTLDDLVFIMKNLEEGGLESVIIGSTAIELELRTNKFSGDLDLFPTNHFALVEEDFFRTLAFEKGWEYGHTGLGTPKYTVRGPKSQVEVEFYDNIMDFYVPEEILNEAGTIELQGVKIRKISPEDYVVLKSRSEDPDAIDQIRGVNELAKRGKIQLNIRKIRERLSLFPETDVPTMRNRLKQAGIDV
- a CDS encoding 50S ribosomal protein L40e, with product MPITDPELIAIVQKRALKKYVCRNCGALNPWGATKCRRCRSKNLRPKHYELGGKR
- a CDS encoding tRNA(His) guanylyltransferase Thg1 family protein, which gives rise to MREILNAIMNLSYEEFKDREEFSLLRVDREIVVRMDGVKFGRFTKEFGSVRDPTVHNALVSSTKALIQTYSCDEAYVSSDEINVFCKRPPFAGRIEKIDSVFPSFVSANFSLEIGKAAWFDSRIVLIRETEWPKYVAWRLKVTLCNYASKLTNLPCHEALTTIEPDEYAFGTLIKREKYLKRAVNPLTGEVVTVERRKLKAITGWALLGELKNVVGNPG
- a CDS encoding proteasome-activating nucleotidase, yielding MDEIEELKRKLTKLQKENKRLRAEVEYWKTEINKMTSPPLVEATLLDVLPDGRAIVKSSAGPSLIVEVSGKVPKDLLRPGVSVAINQRGNLIVEVLSNIEDPNVKAMEVVERPKTRYSDVGGLKEQLREVREVVELPLKNPELFEELGVEPLKGVLLYGPPGCGKTLIAKAVAGEVGATFIRVVGSELINKFIGEGARIVREVFNLARKKAPSIVFIDEIDAIAAKRIELGTSGEREVQRTLMQLLAELDGFNPLKGVAVIGATNRLDILDPAILRPGRFDRIVYVPPPDKKGRYEIFLIHTRKMKMSPDVDLERLAELTEGATGADIKAIVTEAGYYAIRAGRNYVTMDDFMKAIDKVMSKRLGTTYRQAPKKEHSLNTI
- the rnhA gene encoding ribonuclease HI; this translates as MYFDGLCEPKNPGGVATYGFVAKSDGRVICKGKGVVGAGFLGDDVTNNVAEYTALIRGLECLKEKGIKKVKIRGDSQLVIRQLKGEYRVRSERMKPLYRKAMELLKDFEYQLEWVPRELNKEADQLSREAFKEFIKKYEKEYREFYGA